One window of Acanthochromis polyacanthus isolate Apoly-LR-REF ecotype Palm Island chromosome 19, KAUST_Apoly_ChrSc, whole genome shotgun sequence genomic DNA carries:
- the chmp6b gene encoding charged multivesicular body protein 6, whose translation MGNLFGKKKQTRVTEQDKAVLQLKQQRDKLRQYQKRINLQLEKERLLAKQLLKDGKKDKALLLLKKKRYQDQLLDKTENQISNLERMVQDLEFAQIERKVIDGLKVGNECLKKMHEVMSVEEVERIMDETQDAIEYQRQIDEMLAGSLSQEDEDAVLAELEAITQGDVELPEVPADKLPEVPEAAEEKPERERPRKKPEREMLAA comes from the exons ATGGGAAATCTGTTTGGGAAAAAGAAACAGACCCGAGTGACGGAACAAGACAAAGCTGTTCTG CAactgaagcagcagagagataAGCTGAGGCAGTACCAGAAGAGGATCAACCTGCAGCTGGAGAAGGAACGGCTTTTAGCCAAGCAACTGCTGAAGGATGGCAAGAAAGA CAAAGCACTCCTGCTGCTGAAGAAGAAACGCTACCAAGACCAGCTCCTGGACAAGACGGAGAACCAGATCAGCAACCTGGAACGAATG GTTCAAGATCTGGAGTTCGCTCAGATTGAAAGGAAAGTCATCGACGGGCTCAAAGTCGGAAACGAATGTCTGAAGAAGATGCACGAG gTGATGTCTGTGGAGGAGGTAGAACGGATCATGGATGAAACCCAAGACGCCATCGAGTACCAAAGG caaaTAGACGAGATGTTGGCCGGCTCCTTATCGCAGGAGGATGAAGATGCTGTTCTGGCTGAGCTGGAGGCCATAACTCAG GGAGACGTGGAGCTTCCTGAGGTTCCTGCAGACAAACTGCCAGAAGTCCCAGAAGCTGCAGAGGAGAAGCCag AGCGGGAACGTCCGAGGAAGAAGCCGGAGCGAGAGATGCTCGCTGCCTAG
- the LOC110948507 gene encoding zinc finger protein OZF-like, producing MNGSVQQQRSGSVYLEEKVQKKRLHQDVVLKQTAVLPADEQQLLVIKEEVQQDAELLDIKEEQEDLWSSQEGDQRNGQEETDNTRFPFSAVPVKSEDDEKPQSLQIHQSQNEDNREETNSSAKQVTTESDGEDFEGSEADEKSGPNSNLKPNRDGEASDCSEIEVSIDDDEKEEEEEEELEDDDWQEPLTDSESETKDRDNDRLTSESGVKTLKESHQRHMTSHSKNMSSNSLVNNNCVRAKENSDSETSVNTGEKLFSCVLCGKRFKQKQNLKTHTRVHTGEKPFRCDVCGKRFRHHDSFKAHMRIHTGEKPFVCGICGERFTQQQNLTRHVRVHTGEKPFGCGVCGKRFTQQGVQKRHMRVHTGEKPFSCDLCGKRFTLKTYFKQHMRVHTGNKIFACDSCGKRFNRKAHVKTHMSVHTGERPFGCDVCEKKFNRKTNLKTHMRVHTGERPYVCDMCGKKFVHHHDVKIHIRVHTGEKQFSCGVCGTRFTQQGSLKRHMRVHTGEKPFGCGVCGKTFTQQGSLNRHSKSHTG from the exons ATGAACGGTTCTGTCCAGCAGCAGCGGAGTGGAAGTGTGTATTTGGAGGAGAAAGTGCAGAAGAAACGCCTCCATCAGGACGTCGTTCTGAAGCAAACCGCTG TTCTACCTGCAGATGAGCAGCAGCTGTTGGTGATTAAAGAAGAAGTTCAGCAGGATGCAGAGCTTCTAGACAtaaaggaggaacaggaagacCTGTGGAGCAGTCAGGAGGGAGACCAGCGTAATGGACAGGAAGAAACTGATAACACAAGGTTCCCATTCTCTGCTGTTCCTGTGAAGAGTGAAGATGATGAGAAACCTCAGTCCTTACAGATTCATCAGAgccaaaatgaagacaacagagaggaaacaaacaGCTCAGCTAAACAAGTGACAACAGAAAGTGATGGAGAGGACTTCGAAGGATCAGAAGCAGATGAAAAATCTGGTCCAAACAGTAATTTAAAACCAAATAGGGATGGCGAGGCTTCAGACTGTTCCGAGATAGAAGTCAGTATTGATGATgatgagaaggaggaagaggaggaggaggagctggaggatgaTGACTGGCAGGAACCtttgacagattctgaatcTGAAACTAAAGACAGGGACAATGATCGTTTGACATCTGAGTCAGGTGTAAAAACCCTTAAAGAGTCACATCAGAGACACATGACAAGTCATTCAAAGAATATGTCTTCCAACAGTTTGGTTAATAATAACTGTGTCAGAGCGAAGGAAAATTCAGATTCAGAGACGAGCGTCAACACTGGAGAAAAACTATTTAGCTGTGTTCTTTGCGGTAAaagatttaaacaaaaacaaaatcttaAGACACACACGCGAGTTCACACTGGAGAGAAACCATTTCGTTGTGATGTTTGTGGCAAAAGATTTAGACACCATGATAGTTTTAAGGCacacatgagaatccacacagggGAGAAACCATTTGTTTGCGGTATTTGTGGTGAAAGGTttacacaacaacaaaatctgacaaGACACGTAAgggttcacacaggagagaaaccatTTGGTTGTGGTGTTTGTGGTAAAAGATTTACACAACAGGGGGTTCAGAAGCGACATATGAGAGTCCATACAGGAgagaaaccattcagctgtgatcttTGTGGTAAAAGATTTACcctgaaaacatattttaagcAACACATGAGAGTTCACACTGGTAACAAAATATTTGCTTGTGACAGCTGTGGTAAAAGATTTAACAGGAAGGcacatgtaaaaacacacatgagCGTCCATACAGGAGAGAGACCTTTTGGTTGTGATGTTTGTGAGAAAAAATTTAATCGAAAGACAAATCTCAAAACACACATGAGAGTCCACACAGGAGAAAGACCGTATGTTTGTGACATGTGTGGGAAAAAATTTGTTCATCACCACGATGTAAAGATACACATCAGAGTTCACACTGGAGAGAAACAGTTCAGTTGTGGTGTTTGTGGGACAAGATTTACTCAGCAGGGAAGTCTGAAGAGACACATGAGAGtccacacaggagagaaaccatttggttgtggtgtttgtggtaaaacatttacacagcaggGAAGTTTAAACAGACACTCGAAAAGCCACACAGGATAG